A region from the Geobacter benzoatilyticus genome encodes:
- a CDS encoding XTP/dITP diphosphatase has product MNSLIVATRNMGKLMEIRKILEGIPCRILSLDDFSDLPEIEEDGATFEQNAVKKASTIAGITGLPTLADDSGLAVDALGGSPGVFSARYAGDKATDEMNNAKLLEALKEVPPESRGAAFHCVIALCTPDGSCATFAGELRGAILESPQGSDGFGYDPLFLVEGECESLAEMSLERKNSLSHRGRALALLKARLSDSGFL; this is encoded by the coding sequence GTGAACAGTTTGATTGTTGCCACCAGAAACATGGGCAAACTCATGGAGATCAGGAAGATTCTTGAAGGAATACCCTGCCGGATATTATCGCTTGACGACTTTTCTGATCTTCCCGAAATTGAGGAGGACGGAGCGACTTTTGAGCAAAACGCGGTAAAAAAGGCTTCAACTATTGCTGGAATAACCGGGCTTCCGACTCTGGCAGATGATTCCGGTCTGGCCGTTGATGCTCTCGGCGGGAGCCCCGGTGTCTTTTCGGCCCGTTACGCGGGTGATAAAGCCACTGATGAGATGAATAATGCAAAACTTCTTGAAGCGTTGAAAGAAGTACCTCCTGAAAGTCGTGGTGCGGCATTCCATTGTGTGATAGCACTTTGCACGCCCGATGGTTCGTGCGCCACCTTTGCCGGTGAACTGAGGGGAGCCATTCTGGAATCTCCGCAAGGGAGCGATGGGTTTGGGTATGATCCTCTCTTTCTGGTTGAAGGTGAATGCGAATCCCTGGCAGAGATGTCGCTGGAAAGAAAAAACAGCCTTAGCCACCGTGGCAGGGCCTTGGCGTTGCTGAAGGCGCGATTGTCTGATAGCGGTTTTTTATAA
- the rph gene encoding ribonuclease PH — MRSDGRGACSIREVSITRNFTKHAEGSVLVAFGDTKVICTASVEENVPPFLRGKGTGWVTAEYSMLPRATHTRSAREAARGKIGGRTHEIQRLIGRSLRAVTDLTLLGERSVIIDCDVIQADGGTRTASITGAYVALVDAMRMLVERGSLPEIPIMEAVAALSVGIVEGEILTDLNYVEDSSAEVDMNFVMTSSDRFVEVQGTAESVPFTIEQMDGMRAAAKDGIQKLFAIQKEVLSR; from the coding sequence ATGCGTTCGGATGGTCGTGGTGCATGCAGCATCAGGGAAGTAAGTATTACCAGAAATTTCACTAAACATGCCGAAGGTTCGGTACTTGTAGCATTTGGCGATACGAAGGTCATTTGCACCGCTTCAGTGGAAGAGAACGTTCCTCCATTTCTCCGGGGGAAAGGTACCGGTTGGGTTACCGCCGAGTACTCGATGCTCCCCCGCGCAACCCATACTCGTTCTGCGCGGGAAGCTGCCAGGGGGAAAATTGGCGGAAGGACCCATGAAATACAGCGACTTATTGGACGCTCTCTGCGGGCCGTCACGGATTTGACGCTTCTCGGCGAGCGCAGCGTCATCATCGACTGTGATGTTATTCAGGCCGATGGCGGTACGAGAACCGCCTCCATAACCGGCGCTTATGTTGCACTTGTTGATGCCATGCGCATGCTTGTGGAGCGCGGTTCACTGCCGGAAATCCCCATAATGGAAGCCGTTGCGGCGCTCAGTGTTGGAATCGTCGAGGGAGAAATTCTTACCGATCTCAATTATGTCGAGGATTCATCGGCTGAAGTGGACATGAACTTTGTCATGACATCCTCTGACCGTTTTGTTGAAGTTCAAGGCACTGCCGAGTCGGTCCCGTTTACCATTGAGCAGATGGATGGCATGCGCGCCGCTGCAAAAGACGGCATACAAAAACTGTTCGCAATCCAGAAAGAGGTGCTTTCACGGTGA
- a CDS encoding DHH family phosphoesterase, whose product MEFGLDIKDTKRFTDEMLNWVRGKGKILIVVHDNPDPDCLASAMALRHLFVMTVNREAVIAFSGMICRSENLAMAKALEMPLTPLGLLDLRQFSVICMLDTQPGTGNNSLPDGVKVDILVDHHPMREPSRLCRWVDIRDDYGVTATILFEYLVAQGVYIGTKLATALFYAIKSETQDLGREANKPDRDAYFGLFSLTNKKLLYEITHPKLPVEYYMMVSSALENAKIYGKLLVTNLSKVSFPEIVAEMADFFVRLEGIEVVLAMGHYGDGVILSLRTIRHDMNSGLLIQRLVEGRGRAGGHGMMAGGKIEDVSDSPAANTEIEAFLTKRLLAELQVTDCNPLALRELRGKDVIREASRDGQTDRIDFS is encoded by the coding sequence ATGGAATTCGGGCTTGATATTAAAGACACAAAGCGTTTTACGGATGAGATGCTTAACTGGGTCCGGGGAAAGGGAAAGATACTTATAGTCGTTCACGATAACCCTGATCCTGACTGTCTTGCTTCTGCCATGGCCCTTCGCCATCTGTTTGTGATGACAGTCAATCGTGAAGCGGTGATTGCTTTTTCGGGAATGATATGCCGGAGCGAAAACCTAGCCATGGCAAAGGCGCTAGAGATGCCTCTCACTCCACTTGGATTGCTTGATCTGCGGCAATTCTCGGTAATCTGTATGCTGGATACCCAGCCGGGAACGGGAAACAATTCTCTGCCTGACGGTGTGAAGGTGGACATACTTGTCGATCATCACCCGATGCGGGAACCGAGCCGGCTTTGCCGATGGGTCGATATCCGGGATGATTACGGTGTTACGGCAACCATTCTGTTCGAGTATCTAGTTGCGCAAGGAGTGTATATCGGCACAAAACTGGCGACGGCCCTCTTTTATGCCATCAAGTCTGAAACGCAGGACCTCGGGCGGGAGGCCAACAAGCCAGACCGGGACGCTTATTTCGGTCTGTTCTCGCTCACCAACAAGAAACTCCTCTACGAAATTACCCATCCTAAACTACCTGTCGAATACTACATGATGGTGAGCAGCGCACTGGAAAATGCAAAGATTTACGGAAAACTCCTGGTGACAAACCTCAGCAAAGTGAGTTTTCCGGAGATTGTTGCGGAGATGGCAGATTTTTTTGTCCGCTTGGAGGGGATTGAAGTTGTCCTCGCCATGGGACATTACGGTGACGGGGTAATTCTGTCTTTGCGCACCATTCGTCATGACATGAATTCCGGCCTGCTTATTCAGCGACTCGTGGAGGGGAGGGGGCGTGCCGGGGGGCATGGGATGATGGCTGGCGGTAAGATTGAAGACGTTTCCGACTCGCCGGCGGCAAACACTGAAATCGAAGCTTTTTTAACTAAAAGGTTACTTGCTGAACTTCAGGTGACAGATTGTAACCCGCTAGCTCTTCGTGAGCTCAGGGGAAAAGATGTTATAAGGGAAGCATCACGGGACGGTCAGACGGACAGGATTGACTTCAGCTAG
- a CDS encoding ComEA family DNA-binding protein: MLATLLVFVKGRGLSPPKAATMAFSYENPDSIRIKVAGVRGKSGIYNFPRGVKLEGVINMALSGVPANKIVMREPGRCMRDGERVSFNSVGGKYTEISVEMMPVTEMILLGIPLDPNVMHAPDWEVLPGIGPKLARRIVFDRQQNGAFSSVEDLERVPGIGPKTVDQIKNFF; the protein is encoded by the coding sequence TTGCTGGCAACTCTCCTTGTGTTTGTTAAAGGCCGTGGTTTGTCTCCCCCTAAGGCGGCAACCATGGCCTTTTCTTATGAAAATCCAGATTCCATTCGGATCAAGGTCGCGGGTGTCCGCGGAAAATCCGGTATCTACAATTTCCCGCGTGGGGTGAAACTGGAAGGCGTCATAAATATGGCGCTCTCTGGAGTTCCTGCAAATAAAATTGTGATGCGTGAACCTGGCCGGTGCATGAGAGACGGCGAAAGGGTTTCTTTCAATTCCGTAGGGGGTAAATATACTGAAATATCAGTAGAAATGATGCCAGTTACCGAAATGATTCTTCTAGGTATTCCCCTTGACCCCAATGTCATGCATGCTCCTGACTGGGAGGTACTTCCTGGAATCGGCCCAAAGCTTGCCCGGAGGATAGTTTTCGACCGTCAACAGAATGGCGCTTTCAGCTCTGTGGAGGACCTTGAGCGCGTTCCCGGGATCGGTCCAAAGACAGTAGACCAAATAAAGAATTTTTTTTAG
- the cimA gene encoding citramalate synthase codes for MSLVKLYDTTLRDGTQAEDISFLVEDKIRIAHKLDEIGIHYIEGGWPGSNPKDVAFFKDIKKEKLSQAKIAAFGSTRRAKITPDKDHNLKTLVQAEPDVCTIFGKTWDFHVREALRISLEENLELVFDSLEYLKARVPEVFYDAEHFFDGYKANPDYAIKTLKAAQDAKADCIVLCDTNGGTMPFELVEIIREVRKHISAPLGIHTHNDSECAVANSIHAVNEGIVQVQGTINGFGERCGNANLCSIIPALNIKMKRECISDEQLRKMRDISRLVYELANISPDKHQPYVGNSAFAHKGGVHVSAIQRHPETYEHMRPERVGNMTRVLISDLSGRSNILAKAEEFKINMDSKDPVTLEILDNIKEMENRGYQFEGAEASFELLMKRALGTHRKFFSVIGFRVIDEKRHEDQKPFSEATIMVKVGGKVEHTAAEGNGPVNALDNALRKALEKFYPKLKEVKLLDYKVRVLPAGQGTASSTRVLIESGDKEARWGTVGVSENIVDASYQALIDSIEYKLHRSDEGEAAKK; via the coding sequence ATGAGCTTAGTTAAACTGTACGATACCACCCTCCGTGACGGTACTCAGGCAGAGGATATTTCGTTCCTCGTTGAAGACAAGATCCGTATTGCCCACAAGCTTGACGAGATTGGAATACACTATATTGAGGGAGGGTGGCCAGGCAGTAATCCCAAGGATGTCGCATTTTTCAAGGACATCAAGAAGGAGAAGCTCAGTCAGGCTAAAATCGCCGCTTTCGGTTCGACCAGGCGCGCCAAGATAACCCCTGACAAGGACCACAACCTCAAGACCCTTGTGCAGGCTGAGCCCGATGTCTGTACGATTTTCGGCAAGACCTGGGACTTTCATGTCCGCGAAGCGCTTCGGATATCCCTCGAAGAGAATCTCGAGCTGGTTTTCGACTCCCTCGAATACCTGAAGGCACGGGTTCCTGAGGTCTTTTACGATGCCGAGCACTTCTTCGACGGCTACAAGGCCAATCCCGACTACGCCATCAAAACCCTCAAGGCTGCCCAAGATGCCAAAGCCGACTGCATTGTGCTCTGTGATACCAACGGCGGCACCATGCCGTTCGAACTCGTGGAGATTATCCGCGAGGTTCGCAAGCATATCTCAGCACCCCTTGGAATACATACCCACAACGATTCCGAGTGTGCCGTTGCCAACTCGATCCACGCGGTCAACGAGGGGATAGTGCAGGTTCAGGGGACGATCAACGGATTCGGCGAGCGCTGCGGCAATGCCAACCTCTGCTCCATCATTCCTGCTCTCAACATCAAAATGAAGAGGGAATGCATAAGCGATGAGCAGTTGAGAAAAATGCGGGATATCTCCCGTCTGGTATATGAGCTGGCAAACATTTCTCCCGACAAGCATCAGCCCTACGTGGGGAATTCGGCCTTCGCTCACAAGGGCGGGGTCCATGTGAGCGCCATTCAGCGCCATCCCGAGACCTACGAGCATATGCGTCCCGAACGGGTCGGCAACATGACCAGGGTACTGATTTCGGATCTTTCGGGCCGCTCAAACATCCTCGCCAAGGCTGAAGAGTTTAAAATCAACATGGACAGCAAGGATCCGGTTACTCTTGAGATCCTTGACAACATTAAGGAAATGGAAAACCGCGGCTACCAGTTCGAAGGGGCAGAGGCATCGTTCGAGCTGTTGATGAAGCGGGCTCTCGGCACCCACCGGAAATTTTTCTCCGTGATAGGATTCCGCGTCATTGACGAGAAGCGGCATGAGGATCAGAAGCCGTTCTCCGAGGCGACCATAATGGTAAAGGTGGGGGGCAAGGTGGAACACACTGCCGCTGAAGGTAACGGCCCAGTTAATGCCCTCGACAATGCCCTCCGGAAAGCACTGGAGAAATTCTATCCGAAACTGAAGGAAGTCAAACTCCTTGACTACAAGGTGCGTGTGCTTCCTGCCGGACAAGGTACCGCTTCGTCCACGCGGGTTCTCATCGAATCCGGCGATAAGGAAGCACGGTGGGGGACGGTTGGTGTTTCTGAAAATATTGTAGATGCTTCTTATCAGGCATTGATCGACAGCATCGAGTACAAACTCCATCGTTCCGACGAAGGCGAGGCTGCTAAAAAGTGA
- a CDS encoding aspartate kinase, whose translation MALVVQKYGGTSMGSIERIRNVAKRVAKTYDAGNDMVVVVSAMSGETNKLVALANEVCEFPDNREYDVLVASGEQVSIALLAMCLKSMGYKAKSYHGWQVPIITDSVFSKARIEEIPDTKVRADLKDGSIVIVAGFQGIDKDGNVTTLGRGGSDTSAVAMAAAMKADVCEIFTDVDGVYTTDPNICEDARKIDKVSYDEMLELASLGAKVLQIRSVEFAKKYNVDIHVRSSFNENQGTMVTKEDKDMEAVLVSGIAYDKNEAKIAVLGVPDKPGIAAKILSSLSDANISVDMIVQNVSGGDLTDFTFTVTKADFKKALAITKEVAAEIKATGVEADESISKVSIVGVGMRSHAGVATKMFQTLAQEGINIQMISTSEIKVSVVIDAKYTELAVRVLHDAFGLSGK comes from the coding sequence ATGGCTCTGGTCGTCCAAAAATACGGCGGCACCTCGATGGGATCGATCGAACGGATCCGCAATGTTGCCAAAAGGGTCGCCAAGACCTACGACGCGGGCAACGATATGGTGGTTGTCGTTTCGGCCATGTCTGGTGAAACCAATAAGCTTGTGGCGTTGGCCAACGAGGTTTGCGAGTTTCCGGATAACCGCGAGTACGATGTGCTGGTCGCCTCCGGCGAGCAGGTATCGATAGCGCTTCTGGCCATGTGCCTAAAATCCATGGGTTACAAGGCAAAATCGTATCATGGCTGGCAGGTGCCGATCATTACCGACAGCGTCTTCAGCAAGGCTCGCATAGAAGAGATTCCCGACACTAAAGTGAGGGCGGATCTAAAGGATGGATCCATCGTCATCGTTGCCGGTTTCCAGGGTATAGACAAGGACGGGAACGTCACAACCCTTGGCCGTGGCGGTTCCGATACATCGGCCGTGGCCATGGCTGCCGCCATGAAGGCGGATGTCTGTGAAATTTTCACCGATGTTGACGGCGTATATACCACTGACCCCAACATTTGTGAGGATGCCCGCAAGATCGACAAGGTTTCCTATGACGAGATGCTGGAGCTTGCGAGTCTCGGGGCGAAAGTGCTTCAGATCCGCTCGGTCGAGTTCGCCAAAAAATACAATGTGGACATTCATGTCCGCTCAAGTTTCAATGAAAATCAAGGGACTATGGTCACCAAGGAGGATAAGGACATGGAAGCTGTACTCGTTTCGGGTATTGCCTACGACAAGAATGAAGCCAAGATTGCCGTTTTGGGCGTACCGGACAAGCCGGGGATTGCCGCCAAGATTTTGTCGTCCCTTTCCGATGCCAATATCTCGGTCGATATGATCGTCCAGAACGTCAGTGGTGGCGATCTCACCGATTTTACCTTTACCGTAACCAAGGCTGACTTCAAAAAGGCCCTTGCCATCACCAAGGAAGTGGCTGCGGAGATCAAAGCCACCGGTGTTGAGGCTGACGAGAGCATATCCAAGGTTTCTATTGTCGGCGTCGGGATGCGGAGCCATGCCGGTGTTGCCACCAAAATGTTCCAGACCCTTGCGCAGGAGGGTATCAATATTCAGATGATATCCACTTCCGAAATCAAGGTGTCTGTTGTGATCGACGCCAAGTACACGGAACTTGCCGTGAGGGTTCTCCACGACGCATTCGGGCTTTCCGGCAAATAG
- the tsaE gene encoding tRNA (adenosine(37)-N6)-threonylcarbamoyltransferase complex ATPase subunit type 1 TsaE, producing the protein MISFCSNCVEETVSLGEQLGRLVEPGSFIALTGDLGCGKTQFVRGVAAGLGIDASVPITSPTFTLLNEYQGKTKLYHFDLYRLHGGDDVAELGFDDYFHGDGVCLVEWAERLGAELPSERLDIRFEYLGDTERRIDFIPHGSNHKALLKKCFDRRPDSCY; encoded by the coding sequence GTGATTTCATTTTGTTCTAATTGCGTTGAAGAAACAGTCTCCCTGGGGGAGCAGCTCGGCCGCCTGGTTGAACCGGGAAGCTTCATTGCCCTGACCGGTGATCTCGGTTGCGGGAAGACCCAGTTCGTCCGCGGGGTGGCTGCCGGTTTAGGAATTGATGCTTCAGTTCCCATCACGAGCCCCACATTCACCCTTCTGAATGAATATCAGGGTAAAACAAAGCTTTATCACTTCGATCTCTACCGTCTGCACGGTGGTGATGATGTGGCAGAACTCGGTTTCGACGATTACTTCCATGGAGATGGCGTCTGCCTTGTGGAATGGGCCGAACGTCTGGGCGCCGAACTCCCTTCAGAACGCCTTGACATTCGGTTCGAATATTTGGGGGATACGGAGCGTCGTATCGACTTTATCCCCCACGGTTCAAACCATAAGGCATTATTAAAAAAATGTTTTGACCGTCGTCCTGATTCCTGTTATTAA
- a CDS encoding CBS domain-containing protein, protein MLKVRDIMTADVVSVKKETTIRDLAELFTTRRVGSVPVVDQNGDLIGIVTESDLIEQDKSLHIPTVISLFDWVLYLESDKKFEKELQKMTGQTVGDIYVETVETVTPDTPVNVVADIMSSQKLHAVPVVDGRRLVGIVSRIDLIRTMVK, encoded by the coding sequence ATGCTTAAAGTACGGGATATAATGACTGCCGATGTCGTGTCGGTGAAAAAAGAGACCACTATCAGGGATCTGGCGGAGCTGTTCACTACCCGCCGGGTCGGTAGTGTGCCTGTTGTGGATCAAAATGGCGACCTTATCGGGATCGTGACGGAGTCGGACCTCATCGAACAGGACAAAAGCCTCCATATACCCACAGTCATTTCTCTATTTGACTGGGTTCTCTATCTGGAAAGCGACAAGAAATTCGAGAAGGAACTCCAGAAGATGACCGGACAGACCGTTGGCGATATATACGTCGAGACTGTTGAAACGGTGACGCCCGATACGCCGGTCAACGTTGTGGCTGATATCATGAGCAGCCAAAAGCTCCATGCCGTTCCGGTGGTTGACGGGAGGCGGCTTGTGGGGATTGTTTCGCGCATCGACCTTATCAGAACCATGGTCAAGTAA
- a CDS encoding NAD(P)H-hydrate dehydratase: MKVVTGETMQRMDRRAIEEFGIPGISLMENAGKWCATAIAERFGPAAGRMALVVAGKGNNGGDGYVIARLLRQEGWEVRTIVLARRQEIVGDALVNLERLDSETVTFSPQEGLAPFAPLFERASVIVDGLFGTGLKSDVRGGLAEAINLVNASGKPVVAVDIPSGIDAGSGRVLGTAIKADLTVTFALAKLGHVLYPGAGHCGVLRVVDIGIPPQVSEAVEGIEFVDYDAARILVRPRDRQAHKGTFGHCLVIAGSTGKTGAAAMAANSAVRSGAGLVTLAVPASLNAILEVKTTEAMTLPLPDDGSGRLSEAAAPVALEAIPGKSSVALGPGVSWHPDAASLIRRLVAAIEAPLVIDADGLNALSEDLDVLTRKKSRCLVLTPHPGEMARLTGTATTAVEAARIDTARAFAVQYGVHLVLKGARTVMAAPDGRIAVNGSGNPGMASGGMGDVLTGVLASLLGQGYSPFDACKLGVFIHGHAADLVAADKGETGMSAVDVQERLPLAFKSISS, from the coding sequence ATGAAGGTTGTCACCGGCGAAACCATGCAGCGGATGGACCGCCGCGCCATCGAAGAGTTCGGCATTCCGGGCATAAGCCTAATGGAGAATGCGGGCAAGTGGTGCGCGACGGCCATTGCCGAGAGGTTCGGACCGGCCGCGGGGCGGATGGCGCTCGTTGTTGCCGGCAAGGGAAACAATGGCGGCGACGGTTATGTGATCGCCCGGCTTTTGCGGCAGGAGGGATGGGAAGTGAGGACCATCGTCCTTGCCCGGCGTCAAGAGATTGTCGGCGACGCACTCGTCAACCTGGAGCGCCTGGATTCTGAAACCGTAACGTTTTCGCCGCAGGAGGGGCTAGCCCCGTTTGCCCCGCTTTTTGAGCGCGCATCGGTTATTGTGGATGGCCTGTTCGGGACCGGACTAAAGAGCGATGTGCGCGGCGGTCTCGCCGAAGCTATCAATCTTGTCAACGCCTCGGGCAAACCGGTAGTGGCTGTCGATATCCCCTCGGGGATTGATGCGGGGAGCGGCCGGGTTCTCGGCACTGCTATCAAAGCCGATCTTACGGTTACATTTGCCCTGGCCAAGCTGGGCCACGTCCTGTATCCCGGCGCCGGACACTGTGGCGTGCTCAGGGTGGTGGATATAGGTATTCCCCCTCAGGTCTCCGAGGCCGTTGAAGGGATTGAATTCGTTGATTACGATGCCGCCCGAATTCTGGTACGGCCCAGGGACAGGCAGGCCCATAAGGGGACTTTTGGTCACTGTCTGGTTATCGCCGGTTCCACCGGCAAGACCGGCGCCGCGGCCATGGCTGCCAACAGTGCGGTCCGTTCCGGTGCTGGACTTGTGACCCTTGCGGTTCCGGCAAGCCTCAACGCCATCCTTGAGGTCAAGACGACGGAGGCGATGACTCTGCCTCTGCCCGACGACGGTAGTGGCCGCCTTTCGGAGGCTGCTGCTCCTGTGGCACTGGAGGCAATTCCCGGCAAATCATCTGTCGCCCTGGGGCCGGGCGTGTCGTGGCATCCTGATGCGGCAAGCCTGATCCGCCGGCTTGTTGCCGCCATAGAAGCTCCTCTCGTGATCGATGCCGACGGACTAAACGCGCTTTCCGAAGATTTGGACGTGCTGACGCGTAAAAAAAGCCGATGTCTGGTGCTTACTCCCCATCCCGGGGAGATGGCTCGCCTGACCGGTACCGCAACGACTGCGGTGGAGGCGGCCCGGATAGATACGGCGCGGGCCTTTGCGGTCCAATATGGCGTGCATCTCGTTTTGAAGGGGGCGCGTACGGTCATGGCTGCGCCGGACGGCCGCATCGCCGTGAACGGCAGCGGCAATCCCGGAATGGCCTCTGGTGGCATGGGCGATGTGCTCACGGGTGTTCTCGCTTCACTCCTCGGGCAGGGTTATTCTCCCTTTGATGCCTGCAAGCTTGGCGTATTCATCCATGGCCATGCGGCGGATCTGGTGGCTGCCGACAAGGGAGAAACCGGAATGTCGGCGGTTGATGTGCAGGAGCGGCTCCCCTTGGCATTTAAATCAATCAGTTCCTAA
- a CDS encoding holo-[acyl-carrier-protein] synthase — protein sequence MIFGTGVDIVDISRFERLLEEGNVRLFERLFTTHEIEYCAGKAHSAQHYALRFAAKEAFLKACGLGLREGLTWHDVEVVNDTLGKPELRLHGKARQIFTDMDLSKTFVSLSHDGNFAVAMVVLERL from the coding sequence GTGATCTTCGGTACCGGGGTTGACATCGTTGACATCAGCCGTTTCGAGCGCCTTCTTGAGGAGGGCAATGTCCGTCTCTTCGAGCGGCTCTTCACCACCCACGAGATTGAGTATTGTGCCGGCAAGGCCCATAGCGCCCAGCATTATGCCCTGCGCTTCGCCGCCAAGGAGGCCTTTCTCAAGGCATGCGGGCTTGGGCTTCGTGAAGGGTTGACCTGGCATGACGTGGAGGTGGTCAACGACACCCTGGGCAAACCGGAACTGCGGCTCCATGGCAAGGCCCGGCAGATCTTCACCGATATGGATCTTTCCAAGACGTTCGTATCCCTTTCCCATGACGGGAACTTCGCTGTTGCAATGGTGGTTCTGGAGCGTCTATGA
- a CDS encoding pyridoxine 5'-phosphate synthase: MAKLGVNIDHVATIRQARGGSEPDPVTAAAMAELAGADGITIHLREDRRHIQDRDLKLLRQTVKTKLNLEMAATAEMVAIALAVKPDMCTLVPEKRQELTTEGGLDVRIAMQGIAEVVEKLQDGGIAVSLFVDPDSDQVKASSKVRADYIEIHTGAFAEAKDWKTEQAELERIENAIKLASKLGLGINAGHGLNYNNIRKVASLGGIEEFNIGHSIISRAVFMGLDRAVRDMVDLIKYA, translated from the coding sequence GTGGCAAAACTTGGCGTAAACATTGATCACGTGGCAACGATCAGGCAGGCGAGGGGAGGATCCGAACCGGATCCCGTGACGGCGGCTGCAATGGCTGAACTGGCCGGGGCCGACGGCATCACTATCCATCTGAGGGAGGATCGCCGTCATATTCAGGATCGAGATCTGAAACTCCTGCGCCAGACGGTGAAGACCAAACTGAACCTTGAGATGGCTGCAACAGCTGAGATGGTTGCCATTGCACTTGCCGTTAAGCCCGACATGTGTACGCTGGTACCCGAAAAGCGTCAGGAGCTCACCACCGAGGGGGGGCTTGACGTTCGCATTGCCATGCAGGGGATTGCCGAGGTGGTGGAGAAACTCCAGGACGGCGGCATTGCCGTGAGTCTCTTCGTTGATCCCGACTCCGATCAGGTGAAGGCTTCCAGCAAAGTCAGGGCTGACTATATCGAGATTCATACGGGAGCTTTTGCCGAGGCCAAGGACTGGAAAACCGAGCAGGCCGAACTGGAGCGGATTGAAAATGCCATTAAGCTTGCCTCCAAACTCGGCCTCGGCATCAATGCCGGTCATGGACTCAATTACAACAACATCAGGAAGGTGGCGTCCCTTGGCGGCATCGAGGAATTCAATATCGGCCATTCGATAATTTCCCGGGCGGTTTTCATGGGTCTCGACCGGGCGGTGCGTGATATGGTCGATCTCATAAAGTACGCGTGA